The Chloroflexota bacterium genomic interval TTCAGCGCCAGATGAATTACTCTCCGGACAGGCGCTATCAGAAGAACAAAGGCGAAGATCGTTTATTTAGTGTGTTCGTATTGTTCTGACAACCACGCCTGTGGCTGTATCTAACACGATCCTATGGCACTTATACTCTCAGGAATGGTGGTATCGAGACCAGCTCTTCAGTGGCCTTCTGGCGCAGCTTGGTCAAACTCAACTTTAACCGGCGTCTTTCTTCAGGGGAGAGTACCCCGATGACCCTGGGAACGACCTCTCGTTTGCGCGCAAAAGCGATGTAGGTCTCTCTGCCCTTATCAGTCATCTCCACTCGAACCTGCCTGCGTCCCCCGGTATTTTCAGTGCATGTAATGAGCCCTAGCTTCTCCATCCGACTGAGCAATGCCAGTATGGTTGGTGGCTGTCGGAAGAGCCATCGGGATATCTCGGCCGGCGTAGCAACCACGCCAGCCTTCTCCAACGACCTCAAAACCCAGAGAACACCACCCTGCATCGACGTAACGCCCAAGGGTCTTACCTCCCTGTCCCGCAGACGCATCATCGCATCGCGTACCTGGTTAAGAAGCCTCCAGAGCTCGTATTCTTCTTCGGGGCTAAGCTCGGTTTGTCTCTCTAATTCCTCGGACATGTTGTACCCCCTGATCTGGCATCTATGTTTTGCTGCCCCTTGTCCAGGCATCGGCTCCACGGTCGACGCAATCGCAGGATGCCAGAGTAAGCCTTGGGTTTCCTGCCCAAAATTGACAGACAGCAGATAGGGTGCTAGACTGACTGCTAGTATACTTACTAGACTGTGTCATAGCATACTATCATTGATTGTATACCATTTAGGATACCGCTGCTAGTCCAGTCTGAATACCTCCGATCAAGAGAGACAGGGAACAATCATGGCAACGGCAGATTCTTGCAAGACCAAGTTACAGGCGCATTTGGTTTTCAGGGACAGGCAATCAGGAGTGAAAGGAGAAGGAAGATGGCACTAGATGAGTTCTCACTGACCGGCAAGGTAGCTATTATTACCGGGGCCGGCAGAGGCATAGGGAGGGGCATTGCCCTCAAGTTTGCCGAGGCAGGGGCAGACATCGTATGCGTGGCTCGCACTGCCAGCGAGATCGAGTCTGCGGCGGAGCGCGCTCGCGCCCTGGGGCGCAGGGCTTTGGCTATCCCTGCCGACGTTGCTGATGGCGAACAGGTGCAAGCGTTTGTTGACAGAACAATGAAGGAGTTGGGACGTATAGACGTTCTGGTCAACAATGCGGGAGGAGCAACATCCTTTGGTGCATTGATG includes:
- a CDS encoding winged helix DNA-binding protein, which codes for MPGQGAAKHRCQIRGYNMSEELERQTELSPEEEYELWRLLNQVRDAMMRLRDREVRPLGVTSMQGGVLWVLRSLEKAGVVATPAEISRWLFRQPPTILALLSRMEKLGLITCTENTGGRRQVRVEMTDKGRETYIAFARKREVVPRVIGVLSPEERRRLKLSLTKLRQKATEELVSIPPFLRV